In one window of Leptospira sp. GIMC2001 DNA:
- the amt gene encoding ammonium transporter, whose product MLLGKFDILWLIICSGLVFFMQAGFLCLESGLTRTKNSINVAIKNITDFGIATIVYYSIGFGLMYGSSYAGIFGSDNFLTVFSSSDPQIPVFFLFQLMFCGTAATIVSGAVAERMKFSAYIIVTTLISSTIYPIFGHWAWGKELYLWTNSTGWLAKQGFVDFAGSTVVHSVGGWVGLVAMIIIGSRTGKYGKNGEVKNITGHNLPIAMLGTLILWFGWIGFNGGSTLSFSPKIPGIIVNTMLSASGGMAAALIYGWIRMKYAEATLPLNGALAGLVAITASCHAVSSANSILIGIIAGILMFETRILIDKFKLDDAVGAIPVHLTGGIWGTLAVGIFGDYNLLGTGLDRYSQIGIQLVGILTCAVFALITSFTILGIVNSFYRLRVTTDNERQGLNYAEHRASTELTDLFMEMEYQKQTGDLSTNLTIEPFTEVGQIAERYNLVLDKIRTNIRDKEELTNQLEENLKHIQSDLATASKIQSSILSQEDKLIGGLEIGIRYIPLSKVGGDFFHISELKPGLVRVFLADATGHGVQAALITMVIKTLYESLNRSIYSVHEMLFYLNNEFLNSFQNLNQFFTCIIVDIDTNRNIIKYSSAGHNNQYLINHGDIVKLGKKGRMIGVLQNAKYSAQELDFGQDSQLLLFTDGLTEEFNIENEEFGEHRLDEIVKNKGKIPIGKYLDSILNYQKDFLKNMPIQDDTTILGIHRKV is encoded by the coding sequence ATGTTGCTTGGCAAATTCGATATTTTATGGTTAATAATTTGCTCTGGGCTTGTCTTCTTTATGCAGGCTGGATTTCTATGTTTGGAATCTGGACTCACCCGAACTAAGAACTCAATCAACGTTGCAATAAAAAATATCACCGATTTTGGAATAGCTACGATCGTTTATTATTCTATCGGATTCGGACTCATGTATGGTTCGAGTTATGCGGGAATTTTTGGTTCTGATAATTTTCTAACAGTATTTTCTTCCTCTGATCCTCAGATCCCTGTTTTCTTTTTATTTCAACTTATGTTCTGCGGAACCGCGGCAACTATTGTATCGGGTGCTGTTGCGGAAAGAATGAAATTTAGCGCTTACATCATAGTGACAACTTTGATCTCTTCCACTATCTATCCGATTTTTGGACATTGGGCTTGGGGCAAAGAATTATATCTCTGGACAAATAGTACGGGTTGGCTCGCCAAGCAAGGATTTGTTGATTTTGCAGGTTCAACCGTTGTGCACAGTGTCGGTGGATGGGTTGGACTTGTTGCCATGATAATCATTGGCAGTAGAACAGGAAAGTATGGCAAAAACGGCGAAGTAAAAAATATTACGGGTCACAATTTACCAATTGCGATGCTTGGAACTTTGATTCTTTGGTTTGGATGGATAGGATTCAATGGTGGAAGTACGCTATCTTTTTCTCCTAAGATTCCGGGAATTATCGTCAATACTATGTTATCTGCTTCGGGTGGAATGGCAGCTGCATTGATTTACGGTTGGATTCGCATGAAATATGCCGAAGCAACTCTTCCGCTCAATGGAGCCTTAGCTGGATTGGTCGCTATTACTGCATCTTGTCATGCAGTAAGTTCTGCTAATTCGATTTTAATCGGGATAATTGCAGGAATTCTCATGTTTGAGACCAGAATCTTGATCGACAAATTCAAATTGGATGATGCTGTCGGAGCAATTCCCGTTCATCTAACGGGAGGTATATGGGGAACTTTGGCGGTTGGTATATTTGGTGACTACAATCTACTCGGAACTGGTTTAGATCGGTATTCTCAAATTGGAATTCAATTGGTTGGAATTCTAACTTGTGCTGTTTTCGCTTTGATTACAAGCTTCACAATTCTCGGGATCGTGAATTCTTTCTATCGTTTGAGAGTTACCACTGATAATGAAAGGCAAGGATTGAATTATGCTGAGCATCGTGCAAGCACCGAGCTTACTGACCTTTTCATGGAAATGGAATATCAGAAGCAGACAGGCGATCTAAGTACGAATTTGACCATCGAGCCATTTACTGAAGTCGGGCAGATTGCGGAGCGATACAATCTTGTTTTAGATAAAATTCGTACTAACATCCGTGATAAAGAAGAGCTGACCAATCAATTAGAAGAGAATCTAAAACATATTCAGAGCGATCTAGCCACAGCAAGCAAAATTCAATCGAGTATTTTGTCTCAAGAAGACAAATTGATTGGTGGACTCGAGATTGGCATTCGATATATTCCTTTGTCAAAAGTCGGGGGAGATTTTTTCCATATTTCCGAGTTAAAACCAGGCTTGGTTCGTGTTTTTCTCGCAGATGCAACTGGCCATGGAGTGCAAGCTGCTCTCATTACAATGGTGATAAAAACTTTGTACGAATCGCTCAATCGATCTATTTATTCAGTTCATGAGATGTTATTTTATCTCAACAATGAATTTTTAAATTCCTTCCAGAATCTGAATCAATTCTTTACATGCATAATTGTTGATATTGATACAAATAGAAATATTATTAAATATTCTTCAGCAGGTCACAATAACCAATATTTAATCAATCATGGAGATATTGTTAAATTAGGTAAGAAAGGGAGGATGATCGGCGTTCTACAGAATGCAAAGTATTCTGCGCAAGAATTAGATTTTGGACAAGATAGTCAGTTGCTTTTATTTACCGATGGTCTTACCGAAGAATTCAATATCGAAAACGAAGAGTTCGGTGAACATAGATTAGATGAAATTGTTAAAAACAAAGGTAAAATTCCAATAGGCAAATACTTAGATTCTATATTGAATTATCAAAAAGATTTTCTAAAAAACATGCCAATCCAAGACGACACAACAATCCTCGGAATTCATCGTAAAGTATAA